In Plasmodium vivax chromosome 14, whole genome shotgun sequence, the genomic window GGCTTCTCTCAAATTCCTCGTGTCTGCATCTTCCCTAGAGGTGACATcgatcaattttttgcataagACACAGAAGGAGTCGTCCAATTCGGTGGTACAGCTATTCGTCATTTTGTTGTACGAGCTTCTCTTATTGGCAGCTAGTTGATTGAAAACCCAGCAGACGTTTGCCGCTACTCTTGGGTAGTCGTTTAACCTCTCCAGCAATATACCATACAGCGAATTGCTATCATTGTAATTGCCTAACACGTTGTAGATGATTTCCGAATGGTACGTTGTTATCTTGCCTATGGTCCACGCGGCTGTGTCTCTCACCGAAACGGATGGGTCTCTCAAAACTTCGGAGAGTTGCCCCACCGATTCTTCCACTAGCGGTTTTAATTTCTCCGTATCTGGGCCTTCCATAATGGATCCATAGGCCAGCACAGCAGCATCTCTCCTTCGCCAATCCTCATGTATAAAATTCTCTTCCACAAATGAAATGACGGGTTCTactatatcattttttagtaACTGTGCACTGAGGGCTAGAAAAGTTGCAGAGGCCATGGACAAGGTCCAGGCATCGATGTCTATATCTTCACTCTCTTGAGTTATCATAGCGTTGAATATTTTTGGCAAAAGGAACACCATTGCCTGTTTTACTATATtatggttttttttcccttcttgtAATTCGTACTGATCTATAAAAGTTTCCTCTTCGCAGACAGTGTTCCAAAATTCAATGGCACTGATGGCTATCCGCTCATTTTCAGACTCGATAGCTACCCATGTTAAGGGCCCTATAGCATACATGTACGCATCTAAATAGGAGTAAAAATAACTGACGATGTTGATCAAACATTCGTATGCCGCTATCTGCACGGTGGACCTCTCACTGTCCTTACACCCATCGATAACCGTTTTCATGATAATGTCTCTCTCCACTTGCGTTTTAAAATTCTGGTCGATAAATGACATCAAATTGTAGAGCACCTTCATACTAGCACAGTGGATAgattcttcctcccccggTTCGCATAGAGAATTTATAATTGCCGTCAGGATCAAATCCAAATCTGGTTGTGTAAAAACATACTTAGTTTTACTCTCATTGCAAATATCTGCAATATCTTCTGTTAGGTAGGCTAAACATACAGTGGAGGACTTCTTCGTGTAGgcgtttttttctataatgtTGTTCACTAGCTTGTGTAGCAATTCTGAAGACTTGTTGTGTGACAGTTCAATCTTTGCTATCAAAGATATAATTTGACACGCTGTTCCGATGACTACCTTCTCCCCTTGCTGACTTAACAAATGTAGCATAGAATTCTTtaactcattttttatatcttctGGGAAGTTAACCCACGTCCTTGccttctcttcattttcataattatccTTGGACGCaaaggcattttttattagtaGTCCCGCGATTTGCCTCAAATAAGGATCATTCTGCGTTTTGCAGAATTCGTTTGATAACTGATTTATATATTGCACAAAGTTTGTTTCCTTTGCGTGCTTTAGCTTGGACTCTGCTTCTGAACGGATGTTTATGTTGGGATCTACTGTTGCATAGAGCACTTGCGCGATGTTACTTGCCTCCATCTTGGCACAGGATTTTTATCGACGAATTGGTGCGCGATGCAACTTtaggaaaaggggggaacacgaagaaggaggaagcgcGGCCcgtgtggcaaaaaaaaaaaaaaattgaaaaaaaccCTCATGTATGAGCATTCACACGGTGGTAATACAACTAATCGGtaggcaaaataaaaagtgaaacTGCCGTACGGTTGATAATGAGAaggggggtggggggaggTTGCCTAGCCTATCTGGGGTAGTACGTGCACGAAATGGGGGTACAACACGAACGTACCAGTGTACGAACGCACCAATGCACGCGCGCTGTGTGGGGGCGGGACTCCTGCAGATGTGCAAGCAGCTTGTACTTGCACGTGTGCAGGGGATCTCCTTACGTGCCTGCGGCGCATTCGCTCGCGGTGTTGTAGGCCCAAGTATACGCGCACACAGGGACATGCACGTACGCGTGTGCCTACTGGTTCACTCTAACCGGGCATACGACGACGCGACGGGCAGCGTAGAGAAGGCCCCGGCGAAGGCGCTAACTCGggaatacatatatgtgcggCTTAGTGCgtgtatatacgtatgtcGCGCTGGTGTCATCCCCCGGATTCATTCTTGGTTTCGAGTTAGCcgttttgctttgttttacTTTTCTACCAGCGTTGATCAATCGCGTTTTCATTCACATCCTTGCTGTTCATACTCGCCCTGCACGGGTGGtttcccttctccccctttctacaagttcttttttctctcctcctgTTTCCCTTAGTCACGCTATTTCGTTTCttcttatcttttttttttttttttctcagttTCGTGCTTCATTTACTTTTAGCGCAACCCATGTTTAACTTAAAGTGAAGGAGGCTCACATACGGGCGGCACAAACGAATAGGCATGCGCGGGGCCTGGGAGCGCACAGGTGATATTCACGCGGGGGGGTGGACTCACGCGAGGGGGTACTCATATCCGCGCGAACATCCATATAAGCGTAGCACAGCAGCGGCCGACATGTACAAAGGTAAAgcaatatgtatatatatatatatataacgtaGTACAATCTGGCGATATACAAATGGAGCACAAAAAATACCCACGCTGGCGATGGCACAtgaactttttatttttcttcttcgcttGCTGCGAAATTTTAAAGCTACATATGgatgtgagaaaaaaaaaaaaaaaaaaacacgtacTGTACATGTATAAATGATATGCATACGGGCATGGAAGATTAAACATTATACGTACGGAGCATACGCATATATGAGCATATGTATAAGtgcgtacgtatgtacgtatttacgtatgtatgtacatataatatacgtATACATGTGCCAGTTGCggattatattatatgtgaATTTTTCGCACAGCCAAATTTTGCGAAATTTGTGCTTCCCCACTTTTGTATGTGCGATGTGAGGTGTATGAGCGCCAAGTCGGCGGGCACGAAAAAGTACGTACTCGCAAAGTGCTGATTCGCGTTCGACCCCAGGGGGTACGCCGCgtatgctttttaaaagtaactatatatatgcttacCGACAGCAGTGCGCTCATGTACGCGGTAATGCGTACGATGGAGATGGTAACCTCagcataattatattctCGTGCGTACTGcgcatatatgcatatttaatGTATACCCATTTTTATTCCTCATCGTTCAGCActaggtattttttttttttttttttttttttttttttttttggattttgGATTTTCCTgaatcgtttttttctttccttcacAGCGCCTTCCTTCGTGCATATatatctccccccctttaaatgttatatttttttatttgaaatgtTTTGGATGAACCAACACATCGTGCGTATGCACGCACTGGGATTacattttatgtacatattgtacatatgtacgcgCGCATGTAGCTTAAAAATACGTACGcccctttttatgaatatatctTTGTAATGGCATGAGAGCCCTGgcaaaagaagtaaaaaaaaaaataccaataAAGGGTGTACACTGCTATACTGCTGCgaaagttgcaaaaaatatgcataagaggagtgaaaaaaaaaaaaaaaacgaaacattAAACATTAAACGTTATACATTAAACGTTATACATTAAACGTTAAGCATTAAACGTTAAGCATTAAACGTTAAGCATTAAACGTTAAGCATTAAACGTTAAGCATTAAACGATAAACATTAAACGATGGAAAGGAGGTGTTATGAGTATCTCCGCACAAATCGACAAACTGCTTCCCAAAGCTGTGCGTGTACGCGAGGCATACCGCATATGTTCATAACGTGTTACATGCGTGTTGCCTGCTCGTGCGTTTTTTTATCTGTACATTTGTGAACCCCCTTATGGCATTCTTTTGCTCCTTCCAAGATGTTTTCacataaggggaaaaaaaaaaaaagaaaaaaaaagaacaatcgCAAACGAGTATATGCCGTTTACC contains:
- a CDS encoding hypothetical protein (encoded by transcript PVX_123015A) produces the protein MERRCYEYLRTNRQTASQSCACTRGIPHMFITCYMRVACSCVFLSVHLGKKKKEKKRTIANEYMPFTDAEGYHPPMCIKYVCTKLFDSVWR
- a CDS encoding importin-beta 2, putative (encoded by transcript PVX_123010A), producing the protein MEASNIAQVLYATVDPNINIRSEAESKLKHAKETNFVQYINQLSNEFCKTQNDPYLRQIAGLLIKNAFASKDNYENEEKARTWVNFPEDIKNELKNSMLHLLSQQGEKVVIGTACQIISLIAKIELSHNKSSELLHKLVNNIIEKNAYTKKSSTVCLAYLTEDIADICNESKTKYVFTQPDLDLILTAIINSLCEPGEEESIHCASMKVLYNLMSFIDQNFKTQVERDIIMKTVIDGCKDSERSTVQIAAYECLINIVSYFYSYLDAYMYAIGPLTWVAIESENERIAISAIEFWNTVCEEETFIDQYELQEGKKNHNIVKQAMVFLLPKIFNAMITQESEDIDIDAWTLSMASATFLALSAQLLKNDIVEPVISFVEENFIHEDWRRRDAAVLAYGSIMEGPDTEKLKPLVEESVGQLSEVLRDPSVSVRDTAAWTIGKITTYHSEIIYNVLGNYNDSNSLYGILLERLNDYPRVAANVCWVFNQLAANKRSSYNKMTNSCTTELDDSFCVLCKKLIDVTSREDADTRNLREAAFNALNVVIDNVSDNCLKYMIELLSHMMYLLTNTYLNPLTEEVKSLQGYYCGTMQFIINRLGNQCKPFLKPIYLSIFRLFEIRTDICEDALLACSAIINVMGEDFREHLKTFLNVIFKGLRNVSETSTCRICIEMISDICIPWTFEFEKEMELILECLWDALKTFGVHDSIKISILTVLGDIATALNRSFSRYLNFFANILAETSKITITSGPPESDDWVNYVFELRDAILLTYSNIIYALIDGNEIVKLKVYITNILDLIELILIKEINHFNAQNFQNAVSLLGDLVHAYGYELIENSKLTDLIISVYGKIDILSSQGDEKCESCVSKIKWLKRICNARLGQK